A single genomic interval of Gouania willdenowi chromosome 10, fGouWil2.1, whole genome shotgun sequence harbors:
- the tmem271 gene encoding transmembrane protein 271, which translates to MMKLSGKGLCAVLSSFLLFVCALSQVVVGLRCVSLGSALRAHFHLGAAAGAFYSGLLVGFGLVLLGSALLCSEKPGCRNFFLLGVLVFLLGILTAFSGAVVDGDTASVVERKYSHYCFHLVQVSPACEQLREYQRGLVVSTGLSCLNCVLGLLTLLLIRRYRAEQITRNRRCPRRGAGSVLFSEEVHFQPVSYINLGVFNVMDETGAEVQCGGHPSIELPGYSTSDPDLNHCFPFSYPIPSELPPAYEDIFPAVACS; encoded by the coding sequence ATGATGAAGCTGAGTGGGAAAGGACTGTGCGCCGTCCTCTCCAGCTTCCTCCTCTTCGTGTGCGCCCTCAGCCAGGTGGTGGTCGGACTGCGATGCGTCTCCCTGGGCTCTGCGCTCAGGGCGCACTTCCACCTCGGCGCCGCGGCCGGAGCTTTCTACTCTGGACTACTTGTGGGCTTCGGGCTGGTTCTACTTGGGTCGGCGCTGCTGTGCTCAGAGAAACCCGGTTGCAGGAACTTCTTTCTCCTGGGGGTGTTGGTCTTTTTGTTGGGGATCCTCACTGCCTTCTCGGGCGCGGTGGTGGACGGGGACACGGCTTCTGTGGTGGAGAGGAAATATTCCCATTACTGTTTCCACTTGGTGCAGGTGAGCCCGGCCTGCGAGCAGCTGCGGGAGTACCAGCGGGGTCTGGTCGTGTCCACAGGGCTCAGCTGCCTGAACTGTGTCCTAGGGCTCCTCACCCTGCTGCTCATCAGGCGCTACAGGGCGGAGCAGATCACCCGGAACAGGCGGTGTCCGCGGCGGGGCGCAGGGAGCGTCCTGTTCAGTGAGGAGGTGCACTTTCAACCGGTGTCTTACATCAACCTGGGTGTTTTCAACGTGATGGACGAGACGGGCGCAGAAGTTCAGTGTGGGGGACACCCTTCTATAGAGCTGCCCGGGTACTCAACCTCGGACCCGGATCTCAACCACTGCTTTCCCTTTTCTTACCCGATCCCCAGTGAGCTGCCGCCCGCCTATGAAGACATTTTCCCAGCTGTGGCATGCAGCTAG